The Syngnathus typhle isolate RoL2023-S1 ecotype Sweden linkage group LG1, RoL_Styp_1.0, whole genome shotgun sequence genome includes a window with the following:
- the nudcd2 gene encoding nudC domain-containing protein 2 encodes MSVHFDERSGLVPCQTSWGSWSQTMEEVFIEVNVPPGTSAKEVKCHLATRDIELNVKGIEIIKGRFFGATVSDEATWTLEDKCLIRIILMKTNREAGNCWSSLLEGEYSANAWVQDQMQRKLTLERFQRENPGFDFSGAEISGNFAGGGPDFSNLQK; translated from the exons ATGTCGGTGCACTTCGACGAGAGGAGCGGGCTGGTTCCCTGTCAGACAAGCTGGGGTTCGTGGAGCCAAACCATGGAGGAGGTATTCATTGAAGTCAACGTGCCCCCAGGGACGTCGGCTAAAGAAGTCAAGTGCCATTTGGCCACCAGGGACATAGAACTCAACGTCAAAGGGATAGAAATAATCAAG GGCAGGTTTTTTGGTGCAACTGTGTCTGATGAGGCTACATGGACATTAG AGGACAAATGTCTCATTCGAATCATACTGATGAAGACAAACAGAGAGGCGGGGAACTGCTGGTCCTCTTTGTTAGAGGGAGAATACAGCGCTAATGCTTGGGTCCAGGACCAGATGCAGAGAAAGCTCACACTAGAGAGGTTTCAGCGAGAG AATCCTGGCTTTGACTTCAGTGGTGCAGAGATTTCAGGAAACTTTGCTGGTGGCGGTCCTGACTTTTCAAATTTACAAAAGTGA
- the ccng1 gene encoding cyclin-G1 — translation MIDTVTGPGALPFAVQLKALTDLEGRYQPKLSGLRLIESASDNGLRMTSRLRELEVKDLLTLSRFFGFSSETFSLAVSLLDRFLSVMKIQPKHLSCVGLCCFYIAVKSSEENNIPLPNDLIRISQNRFTVSDMMRMEKIIMEKLNWKVKAPTALRFLRLFHNYVQEQLGADSEKKLSLERLEAQLKACHCSFVFSKMKPSLLAIALLCLEVDDQPDPEERDQLSEALDSLQKLLTIRDGDLACVRVLVGKCLAEYATAKCSRPNGQRLRWTISGRTARQLKHSYYKITHLPTIPESAC, via the exons ATGATTGACACAGTGACAGGACCCGGAGCATTGCCTTTTGCAGTCCAGCTGAAGGCCTTGACAGATCTGGAAGGCCGCTACCAGCCAAAGCTCAGCGGTCTGAGGCTCATTGAGAGCGCGTCGGATAATGGACTGAGGATGACCAGCAGACTGCGGGAGCTGGAAGTGAAAGACCTGCTGACTCTAAGCAGGTTCTTCGGGTTCAGCTCTGAAACCTTCTCTTTGGCCGTCAGCCTGCTCGACCGCTTCCTGTCTGTCATGAAG ATTCAACCAAAACACCTGTCTTGCGTGGGTCTCTGCTGCTTTTACATTGCTGTGAAGTCCTCCGAAGAGAATAACATCCCCCTTCCTAACGACCTGATCCGCATCAGTCAGAACCGCTTCACGGTGTCTGACATGATGCGAATGGAGAAGATTATTATGGAGAAACTCAATTGGAAGGTGAAAGCCCCCACTGCCCTGCGCTTCCTCCGCCTCTTTCACAACTACGTACAGGAGCAGCTTGGTGCAGACAG tgagaAGAAACTGAGCCTTGAGAGACTGGAGGCACAATTGAAAGCTTGTCATtgctccttcgtcttctccaaAATGAAG CCATCTCTGCTTGCTATTGCTCTCCTGTGTCTTGAGGTGGACGACCAACCTGACCCAGAGGAAAGGGACCAACTCTCGGAGGCCTTGGACAGTCTGCAGAAGCTATTAACT ATCAGAGATGGCGaccttgcgtgtgtgcgcgtgttggTGGGCAAATGCCTGGCTGAATATGCCACCGCCAAGTGCTCTAGGCCCAACGGCCAGAGACTTCGCTGGACCATTTCGGGAAGAACCGCTCGCCAGCTGAAGCACAGCTACTACAAGATCACTCACCTTCCCACCATACCCGAATCAGCTTGTTAA